A region of Sesamum indicum cultivar Zhongzhi No. 13 linkage group LG7, S_indicum_v1.0, whole genome shotgun sequence DNA encodes the following proteins:
- the LOC105166806 gene encoding protein RESPONSE TO LOW SULFUR 3-like: protein MPPTIVLPRATQRRDGHPAAENLEKRNEELEKELKRSLEREERMKEELERLWKRLMVAEEAEERLCNQLGELEAEAVNHAREYRAHITVLMEQLSVAHKLLQDASINV from the coding sequence ATGCCTCCAACCATCGTGCTACCACGCGCCACCCAACGCCGCGACGGTCATCCGGCGGCGGAGAACCTGGAGAAGAGAAACgaagagttggagaaggagCTGAAGAGAAGCCTGGAAAGGGAGGAGAGGATGAAGGAAGAGCTGGAGAGATTATGGAAGCGGCTGATGGTGGCGGAGGAGGCGGAGGAGCGGCTGTGCAACCAGCTAGGAGAGCTGGAGGCGGAGGCCGTCAATCACGCGAGGGAATATAGGGCCCACATAACGGTTCTGATGGAACAGCTTTCTGTTGCGCACAAACTTCTGCAAGATGCTTCCATTAATGTATAA
- the LOC105166807 gene encoding zinc finger with UFM1-specific peptidase domain protein, producing the protein MGIADFYMQLETKKRVVSRFNVCDCLFEEMPRFRESGSRTRGQVQILSSAMDFATCPICNFSIPSPELERHVDEHFSDEDYARDFEFAQQIARTPPTLPRIAEDSSECKPSCGDDPQNSSSRCDAKVTATIGNTCDERHASLFRSQSKESFYKVEGGLMTMLRKCLELESGDSTSILSGHVDHFQSTDSWDAGWGCGWRNIQMLSSHLIAQRQEAREVLYGGSGFVPSIGSLQRWLELAWEKGFDTPGADEFDQKIYGKRNWIGTTECAALLRSFGLRARIVDFSSRDFELAASSALHLGLDTRELPQVYGPMDIFLSKGKLDLPPTVSSWNQSYKHFSVSSKDKGHQILTEWVWNYFSGSNVSRSSDRRVVLSEKAPLYFQHDGHSRTIVGIQAKHQKNGKQLYNLLIFDPADKTRALEKSFRVNVGWQKLIKRGVHTLKKPQYQLCFIEPGIAHGEELEELKALHSTRHEF; encoded by the exons TTCAAATTTTGAGCTCCGCAATGGATTTCGCGACCTGtcctatttgtaatttcagcATTCCGTCTCCCGAACTCGAGAG GCATGTGGATGAGCATTTCTCTGATGAAGATTACGCCAGAGACTTTGAATTCGCGCAGCAAATTGCTCGTACTCCGCCTACGCTGCCTCGAATT GCGGAAGATTCCTCGGAATGTAAGCCTAGTTGTGGGGATGATCCTCAGAACAGTTCTTCTAGGTGTGATGCCAAGGTAACTGCAACCATTGGGAACACTTGCGATGAGAGGCACGCCTCTTTATTCCGCTCACAGAGTAAGGAGTCATTCTACAAAGTCGAAGGCGGTTTGATGACTATGTTAAGAAAATGTTTGGAATTAGAATCAGGAGACTCCACAAGTATCTTGTCTGGGCATGTCGATCATTTTCAGAGCACTGACTCATGGGACGCTGGGTGGGGATGTGGGTGGCGTAATATCCAAATGCTTAGCTCACACTTGATTGCCCAACGACAAGAAGCAAGAGAGGTGCTGTATGGTGGTTCTGGGTTTGTACCTAGTATTGGATCTCTACAAAGATGGCTTGAACTTGCTTGGGAAAAAGGTTTTGATACTCCTGGTGCAGATGAATTTGATCAGAAAATATATGGCAAGAGAAACTGGATTGGAACCACTGAATGCGCTGCACTTCTCCGTTCCTTTGGTCTGCGTGCCAGGATAGTCGATTTTTCCAGTAGAGATTTTGAGTTGGCGGCTTCTTCAGCTCTTCATTTAGGCCTTGATACAAGGGAACTTCCACAGGTTTATGGACCAATGGATATATTTCTGTCGAAGGGGAAACTAGATTTGCCACCTACAGTTTCCTCCTGGAACCAAAGCTATAAACATTTTAGTGTTTCGTCTAAGGATAAGGGACATCAGATTCTTACTGAGTGGGTGTGGAATTACTTCTCTGGAAGCAATGTCAGCAGATCAAGCGACCGTCGTGTTGTTCTTAGCGAGAAAGC GCCATTGTACTTCCAACATGATGGCCATTCGAGAACCATTGTTGGTATTCAAGCTAAGCATCAGAAGAACGGGAAGCAGCTGTACAACTTACTGATTTTCGATCCTGCTGAC AAAACAAGAGCTCTGGAAAAATCCTTCAGAGTGAACGTTGGGTGGCAGAAATTGATTAAGAGAGGTGTCCACACACTGAAGAAGCCGCAGTACCAG TTGTGCTTTATTGAACCTGGAATTGCTCATGGGGAAGAGTTGGAGGAGCTGAAGGCCTTACACAGCACCCGTCATGAATTTTAG
- the LOC105166809 gene encoding transmembrane protein 120 homolog isoform X1, whose amino-acid sequence MGEPSSLGGEVSSLVEQAKELQEKAASLISRTSREEEALRQRVASLDSRINSLRTSKHDDKLEEELVRARYVLSEGDAAAFLPSKSNGRFLRMFLGPINVRANRKNVKLKVKEEYNNFRDRTAFLFLFLPTLLLMLRSWIWDGCLPALPVQLYQAWLLYLYTGLALRENILRVNGSDIRPWWIKHHYFAMAMALISLTWEIERGPDCAQKQRGVELFLKWAIMQGVAMILQNRYQRQRLYTRIALGKARRMDVVWGETAGVQGQLLLLCPILFILQGFEAYVGVLLLKTALAGFSSDWQVITCGLLLIIMAVGNFVNTVQTLMTKSRVKAKIRKGKSRQELNQESGDKSL is encoded by the exons ATGGGGGAACCATCATCCCTCGGTGGGGAAGTTTCCAGCCTTGTGGAGCAAGCTAAGGAGTTGCAGGAAAAAGCGGCGTCTCTCATCTCCCGCACCTCCAGAGAAGAAGAGGCGCTCCGCCAGCGCGTTGCCTCACTTGATTCTCGCATCAACTCTCTCCGTACTTCCAAACACGATGATAAA TTGGAAGAGGAGTTGGTGAGAGCTAGGTATGTGTTGAGTGAAGGAGATGCGGCAGCATTTCTTCCCAGCAAATCTAATg GGAGATTTTTGAGGATGTTTCTGGGACCGATTAATGTGCGGGCCAATAGGAAAAATGTGAAGTTGAAAGTAAAGGAGGAATATAACAACTTCAGA GATAGAACAGCATTTTTGTTCCTCTTCTTGCCAACACTTTTGCTTATGTTGAGGTCATGGATTTGGGATGGATGTCTGCCTGCATTGCCAGTTCAACTATACCAG GCATGGTTGCTGTATCTCTACACAGGTCTGGCTTTGAGAGAGAACATCTTGAGAGTTAATGGAAGTGATATACGACCATG GTGGATTAAACATCATTACTTTGCTATGGCTATGGCTCTCATTAGTCTTACTTGGGAGATAGAGAGAGGACCTGATTGTGCTCAGAAACAG AGAGGTGTAGAGCTGTTCCTTAAATGGGCGATCATGCAAGGAGTTGCAATGATTCTTCAGAATAGATATCAAAGACAGAGACTTTATACACGCATTGCGCTTGGCAAG GCAAGGAGAATGGATGTTGTTTGGGGAGAAACTGCAGGAGTGCAGGGTCAGTTACTGCTGCTGTGCCCAATACTTTTCATTTTGCAG GGTTTTGAAGCCTATGTTGGGGTCTTGTTGCTTAAAACTGCACTTGCTGGATTCAGTTCGGACTGGCAG GTAATTACCTGTGGGCTTCTTCTCATAATCATGGCTGTTGGAAATTTTGTTAACACAGTGCAGACCCTCATGACAAAGTCTAGGGTTAAGGCAAAAATACGGAAAGGAAAGAGCAGGCAAGAATTGAATCAGGAATCTGGTGATAAAAGTTTATGA
- the LOC105166809 gene encoding transmembrane protein 120 homolog isoform X2 codes for MGEPSSLGGEVSSLVEQAKELQEKAASLISRTSREEEALRQRVASLDSRINSLRTSKHDDKDRTAFLFLFLPTLLLMLRSWIWDGCLPALPVQLYQAWLLYLYTGLALRENILRVNGSDIRPWWIKHHYFAMAMALISLTWEIERGPDCAQKQRGVELFLKWAIMQGVAMILQNRYQRQRLYTRIALGKARRMDVVWGETAGVQGQLLLLCPILFILQGFEAYVGVLLLKTALAGFSSDWQVITCGLLLIIMAVGNFVNTVQTLMTKSRVKAKIRKGKSRQELNQESGDKSL; via the exons ATGGGGGAACCATCATCCCTCGGTGGGGAAGTTTCCAGCCTTGTGGAGCAAGCTAAGGAGTTGCAGGAAAAAGCGGCGTCTCTCATCTCCCGCACCTCCAGAGAAGAAGAGGCGCTCCGCCAGCGCGTTGCCTCACTTGATTCTCGCATCAACTCTCTCCGTACTTCCAAACACGATGATAAA GATAGAACAGCATTTTTGTTCCTCTTCTTGCCAACACTTTTGCTTATGTTGAGGTCATGGATTTGGGATGGATGTCTGCCTGCATTGCCAGTTCAACTATACCAG GCATGGTTGCTGTATCTCTACACAGGTCTGGCTTTGAGAGAGAACATCTTGAGAGTTAATGGAAGTGATATACGACCATG GTGGATTAAACATCATTACTTTGCTATGGCTATGGCTCTCATTAGTCTTACTTGGGAGATAGAGAGAGGACCTGATTGTGCTCAGAAACAG AGAGGTGTAGAGCTGTTCCTTAAATGGGCGATCATGCAAGGAGTTGCAATGATTCTTCAGAATAGATATCAAAGACAGAGACTTTATACACGCATTGCGCTTGGCAAG GCAAGGAGAATGGATGTTGTTTGGGGAGAAACTGCAGGAGTGCAGGGTCAGTTACTGCTGCTGTGCCCAATACTTTTCATTTTGCAG GGTTTTGAAGCCTATGTTGGGGTCTTGTTGCTTAAAACTGCACTTGCTGGATTCAGTTCGGACTGGCAG GTAATTACCTGTGGGCTTCTTCTCATAATCATGGCTGTTGGAAATTTTGTTAACACAGTGCAGACCCTCATGACAAAGTCTAGGGTTAAGGCAAAAATACGGAAAGGAAAGAGCAGGCAAGAATTGAATCAGGAATCTGGTGATAAAAGTTTATGA
- the LOC105166810 gene encoding uncharacterized protein LOC105166810 isoform X2, with translation MASSLQWHPLLPAKPQRRLFHPPNSVSIRAFRRSDLDGFAQRVASGELWRDAWRRANDGFELFVYETRKTAERIDRRYAVSRRLSTVAQSATDRARELDREFEITQRWRSFTLDFSRNWPRYRRQLSDFLDTPLGRSFAGECPACKRPFVGNKSQTVQCASCGNIVWQPQGDFFSRGGRGTTSTSKSQPDVIDVEFEEK, from the exons ATGGCGTCCAGCCTGCAATGGCATCCTCTACTTCCCGCAAAACCCCAAAGACGTCTTTTCCACCCACCGAATTCCGTCTCTATCCGCGCCTTCAGGCGCAGCGACCTCGATGGATTCGCGCAGCGTGTGGCGTCCGGCGAACTATGGCGTGACGCTTGGCGGAGAGCTAACGACGGGTTTGAACTGTTCGTTTATGAGACTAGGAAAACGGCGGAGCGGATTGACAGGAGATACGCCGTCTCTAGGCGTCTCTCTACCGTGGCGCAGTCCGCCACCGACCGAGCGCGTGAGCTTGACCGCGAGTTCGAAATTACTCAGCGCTGGCGGAGTTTCACGCTCGATTTCAGTAGGAATTGGCCAAGG TACAGGAGGCAGCTCAGTGATTTCCTCGATACTCCTCTGGGGAGGAGTTTTGCG GGAGAATGCCCAGCTTGTAAGAGGCCATTTGTTGGAAACAAGAGCCAAACAGTGCAATGTGCAAGTTGTGGAAATATTGTTTGGCAACCACAGGGTGACTTTTTCTCAAGAGGTGGCAGAGGTACTACTTCCACGTCAAAGTCTCAACCAGATGTGAttgatgttgaatttgaaGAGAAATGA
- the LOC105166810 gene encoding uncharacterized protein LOC105166810 isoform X1, translating to MASSLQWHPLLPAKPQRRLFHPPNSVSIRAFRRSDLDGFAQRVASGELWRDAWRRANDGFELFVYETRKTAERIDRRYAVSRRLSTVAQSATDRARELDREFEITQRWRSFTLDFSRNWPRYRRQLSDFLDTPLGRSFATLFFLWFALSGWLFRVLIFATWVLPFAGPLLIGALANNLVIKGECPACKRPFVGNKSQTVQCASCGNIVWQPQGDFFSRGGRGTTSTSKSQPDVIDVEFEEK from the exons ATGGCGTCCAGCCTGCAATGGCATCCTCTACTTCCCGCAAAACCCCAAAGACGTCTTTTCCACCCACCGAATTCCGTCTCTATCCGCGCCTTCAGGCGCAGCGACCTCGATGGATTCGCGCAGCGTGTGGCGTCCGGCGAACTATGGCGTGACGCTTGGCGGAGAGCTAACGACGGGTTTGAACTGTTCGTTTATGAGACTAGGAAAACGGCGGAGCGGATTGACAGGAGATACGCCGTCTCTAGGCGTCTCTCTACCGTGGCGCAGTCCGCCACCGACCGAGCGCGTGAGCTTGACCGCGAGTTCGAAATTACTCAGCGCTGGCGGAGTTTCACGCTCGATTTCAGTAGGAATTGGCCAAGG TACAGGAGGCAGCTCAGTGATTTCCTCGATACTCCTCTGGGGAGGAGTTTTGCG ACACTTTTCTTTCTATGGTTTGCTCTGTCAGGATGGCTGTTCCGAGTTCTGATTTTTGCTACATGGGTACTGCCATTTGCTGGTCCTCTCTTAATTGGGGCTTTAGCAAATAATCTTGTCATTAAG GGAGAATGCCCAGCTTGTAAGAGGCCATTTGTTGGAAACAAGAGCCAAACAGTGCAATGTGCAAGTTGTGGAAATATTGTTTGGCAACCACAGGGTGACTTTTTCTCAAGAGGTGGCAGAGGTACTACTTCCACGTCAAAGTCTCAACCAGATGTGAttgatgttgaatttgaaGAGAAATGA
- the LOC105166811 gene encoding uncharacterized protein LOC105166811 — MHSDPSPVLQQSRFQMKIMGENLFFTFTILLFTMLITSEAIHHTRVTVKNEIQGERITIHCYSSEDNLGVRDLPSGKNFTWHFHVNFSHSTKFYCDFKTRYGSGNYGVYTRKVHARCNRSCVWLIRETGLCLIQTKHNDRLWCQNWKIRPQSVALSARELPDARE; from the coding sequence ATGCACTCAGACCCCAGCCCTGTTCTTCAACAGAGCCGTTTCCAAATGAAGATAATGGGAGAAAATTTGTTCTTCACATTTACGATTTTACTATTTACCATGCTAATCACATCAGAAGCAATTCATCACACCAGAGTTACAGTGAAAAATGAGATCCAAGGTGAAAGAATCACCATTCACTGTTATTCCTCTGAAGATAATCTTGGAGTCCGGGATCTTCCTTCTGGCAAAAATTTCACTTGGCACTTCCATGTCAACTTTTCGCACAGTACAAAGTTTTACTGTGACTTCAAGACGAGATATGGCTCTGGGAATTACGGCGTTTACACCAGGAAAGTGCATGCCCGGTGCAACAGATCGTGTGTGTGGTTGATAAGGGAAACCGGTCTGTGTCTGATACAGACTAAGCATAACGACCGGTTGTGGTGCCAAAACTGGAAGATCCGCCCTCAATCAGTTGCGCTGTCAGCAAGAGAGCTGCCAGATGCGAGGGAATAA
- the LOC105166812 gene encoding aluminum-activated malate transporter 4 isoform X1, translated as MASHSGSLRGSFAESSRVRLIPGKYYSDEGLNDSYGKNHGCFRRMFQAIGERFLGWWRDVKGTAVGAFEMGRSDPRKVIFAAKMGAALSLVSVLIFFRKSASYFTLNHIWAILTVIVVFEFSIGATLNKGFNRALGTLSAGALALGIAELSKATGALHQVVVVVSVFLAGFLASYLKLHPAMKQYEYGFRVFLLTFCIVLVSETPDFLKTAVSRLLQIMVGAGVCLVMNVCVFPIWAGEDLHKLVVKNFRGVATSLEGCINMYLQCVGYSRIPSKILVYQAADDILYKGYRAAVESTSQEESLLGFAVWEPPHGRYKMFRYPWSEYVKLSGALRYCAFMVMALHGSILSEIQASSDLRRAFSDGIRRAGVEGAKVLRLLGEKLEKMEKLNPEDPLQEVHDAAENLQMMIDQKSYLLVNAESWAIEKRPPNSEEQEQRQELRERVNKPSLVKSLSALVHHNPAPILPKYDPHNANRSNSFSLSRWHSGEDMFKQQTVWPSRLSLLGDSILNEREVRTYESASALSLATFTSLLIEFVARLQNLVNSFEELSEKAKFREPVESTETQMVVG; from the exons ATGGCGTCGCATTCGGGGTCATTGAGAGGAAGTTTTGCGGAGAGCAGCAGAGTGAGATTGATTCCGGGTAAGTATTATTCCGACGAGGGATTGAACGATTCTTATGGCAAAAATCATGGTTGCTTTCGTCGTATGTTTCAAGCAATTGGAGAGAGATTTTTGGGGTGGTGGAGGGATGTTAAGGGAACTGCAGTTGGGGCATTTGAAATGGGAAGATCCGACCCGAGAAAAGTGATCTTTGCAGCTAAAATGGGCGCTGCACTGTCTCTGGTTTCTGTGCTCATCTTTTTCAGAAAGTCTGCAAGTTATTTTACTCTGAATCACATCTGGGCTATTCTCACTGTAATTGTTGTGTTCGAGTTTAGCATAG GCGCTACACTTAACAAAGGGTTTAACCGAGCGCTGGGAACCTTATCTGCTGGAGCACTTGCTCTGGGGATTGCAGAATTGTCTAAGGCGACGGGAGCATTGCATCAAGTTGTGGTTGTGGTCAGCGTTTTTCTCGCAG GTTTTTTGGCTAGTTATTTGAAGTTGCACCCAGCTATGAAGCAGTACGAATATGGATTTCGCGTGTTCTTGTTGACATTTTGTATCGTATTGGTATCTGAAACCCCAGATTTTCTTAAAACTGCTGTTTCTAGATTGCTGCAAATTATGGTCGGTGCTGGTGTTTGCTTGGTCATGAACGTATGCGTTTTCCCTATTTGGGCTGGTGAGGATTTGCATAAGCTGGTTGTCAAAAATTTTCGAGGGGTTGCAACATCTTTGGAAG GGTGTATCAATATGTACTTGCAGTGTGTTGGATATTCAAGAATACCGTCAAAAATTCTGGTCTACCAGGCTGCTGATGATATTCTTTATAAGGGATATAGAGCTGCTGTAGAGTCCACTAGCCAAGAGGAGTCACTG TTAGGTTTCGCTGTATGGGAACCGCCCCATGGCCGTTACAAAATGTTCAGATATCCCTGGAGCGAATATGTTAAACTCAGTGGTGCTCTCAGGTATTGTGCTTTCATGGTAATGGCGTTGCACGGGAGTATACTTTCAGAAATACAG GCATCATCTGATTTAAGGCGGGCATTTAGTGATGGAATTCGGAGGGCTGGTGTTGAAGGAGCTAAAGTCTTGCGACTGCTTggtgaaaaattagaaaagatgGAGAAATTGAACCCAGAGGACCCTCTCCAGGAAGTCCATGATGCCGCTGAGAATTTGCAGATGATGATCGACCAAAAGTCTTATCTTCTAGTAAATGCAGAGAGTTGGGCAATTGAAAAACGACCCCCAAATTctgaagaacaagaacaacGTCAAGAACTCAGGGAGAGGGTAAACAAGCCATCCTTGGTAAAGTCTCTTAGTGCATTAGTCCATCACAATCCAGCCCCAATTTTACCAAAATATGATCCACACAATGCTAACAGGAGCAATAGTTTCTCTCTTTCCCGATGGCATTCTGGGGAGGACATGTTTAAACAGCAGACAGTGTGGCCTTCACGCCTCTCACTCCTTGGTGATTCCATTCTCAATGAGCGCGAAGTCAGGACATATGAAAGTGCAAGTGCTTTGTCGCTTGCAACGTTTACTTCTTTGTTGATTGAGTTTGTTGCGAGGCTACAGAACCTCGTGAACTCATTTGAAGAACTCAGCGAGAAGGCTAAGTTCAGGGAGCCCGTTGAGTCGACTGAAACACAAATGGTTGTTGGATGA
- the LOC105166812 gene encoding aluminum-activated malate transporter 4 isoform X2: MASHSGSLRGSFAESSRVRLIPGKYYSDEGLNDSYGKNHGCFRRMFQAIGERFLGWWRDVKGTAVGAFEMGRSDPRKVIFAAKMGAALSLVSVLIFFRKSASYFTLNHIWAILTVIVVFEFSIGATLNKGFNRALGTLSAGALALGIAELSKATGALHQVVVVVSVFLAGFLASYLKLHPAMKQLLQIMVGAGVCLVMNVCVFPIWAGEDLHKLVVKNFRGVATSLEGCINMYLQCVGYSRIPSKILVYQAADDILYKGYRAAVESTSQEESLLGFAVWEPPHGRYKMFRYPWSEYVKLSGALRYCAFMVMALHGSILSEIQASSDLRRAFSDGIRRAGVEGAKVLRLLGEKLEKMEKLNPEDPLQEVHDAAENLQMMIDQKSYLLVNAESWAIEKRPPNSEEQEQRQELRERVNKPSLVKSLSALVHHNPAPILPKYDPHNANRSNSFSLSRWHSGEDMFKQQTVWPSRLSLLGDSILNEREVRTYESASALSLATFTSLLIEFVARLQNLVNSFEELSEKAKFREPVESTETQMVVG, translated from the exons ATGGCGTCGCATTCGGGGTCATTGAGAGGAAGTTTTGCGGAGAGCAGCAGAGTGAGATTGATTCCGGGTAAGTATTATTCCGACGAGGGATTGAACGATTCTTATGGCAAAAATCATGGTTGCTTTCGTCGTATGTTTCAAGCAATTGGAGAGAGATTTTTGGGGTGGTGGAGGGATGTTAAGGGAACTGCAGTTGGGGCATTTGAAATGGGAAGATCCGACCCGAGAAAAGTGATCTTTGCAGCTAAAATGGGCGCTGCACTGTCTCTGGTTTCTGTGCTCATCTTTTTCAGAAAGTCTGCAAGTTATTTTACTCTGAATCACATCTGGGCTATTCTCACTGTAATTGTTGTGTTCGAGTTTAGCATAG GCGCTACACTTAACAAAGGGTTTAACCGAGCGCTGGGAACCTTATCTGCTGGAGCACTTGCTCTGGGGATTGCAGAATTGTCTAAGGCGACGGGAGCATTGCATCAAGTTGTGGTTGTGGTCAGCGTTTTTCTCGCAG GTTTTTTGGCTAGTTATTTGAAGTTGCACCCAGCTATGAAGCA ATTGCTGCAAATTATGGTCGGTGCTGGTGTTTGCTTGGTCATGAACGTATGCGTTTTCCCTATTTGGGCTGGTGAGGATTTGCATAAGCTGGTTGTCAAAAATTTTCGAGGGGTTGCAACATCTTTGGAAG GGTGTATCAATATGTACTTGCAGTGTGTTGGATATTCAAGAATACCGTCAAAAATTCTGGTCTACCAGGCTGCTGATGATATTCTTTATAAGGGATATAGAGCTGCTGTAGAGTCCACTAGCCAAGAGGAGTCACTG TTAGGTTTCGCTGTATGGGAACCGCCCCATGGCCGTTACAAAATGTTCAGATATCCCTGGAGCGAATATGTTAAACTCAGTGGTGCTCTCAGGTATTGTGCTTTCATGGTAATGGCGTTGCACGGGAGTATACTTTCAGAAATACAG GCATCATCTGATTTAAGGCGGGCATTTAGTGATGGAATTCGGAGGGCTGGTGTTGAAGGAGCTAAAGTCTTGCGACTGCTTggtgaaaaattagaaaagatgGAGAAATTGAACCCAGAGGACCCTCTCCAGGAAGTCCATGATGCCGCTGAGAATTTGCAGATGATGATCGACCAAAAGTCTTATCTTCTAGTAAATGCAGAGAGTTGGGCAATTGAAAAACGACCCCCAAATTctgaagaacaagaacaacGTCAAGAACTCAGGGAGAGGGTAAACAAGCCATCCTTGGTAAAGTCTCTTAGTGCATTAGTCCATCACAATCCAGCCCCAATTTTACCAAAATATGATCCACACAATGCTAACAGGAGCAATAGTTTCTCTCTTTCCCGATGGCATTCTGGGGAGGACATGTTTAAACAGCAGACAGTGTGGCCTTCACGCCTCTCACTCCTTGGTGATTCCATTCTCAATGAGCGCGAAGTCAGGACATATGAAAGTGCAAGTGCTTTGTCGCTTGCAACGTTTACTTCTTTGTTGATTGAGTTTGTTGCGAGGCTACAGAACCTCGTGAACTCATTTGAAGAACTCAGCGAGAAGGCTAAGTTCAGGGAGCCCGTTGAGTCGACTGAAACACAAATGGTTGTTGGATGA
- the LOC105166814 gene encoding 60S ribosomal protein L13-1: MVKHNNVVPNGHFRKHWQNYVKTWFNQPARKTRRRIARQKKAVKIFPRPTAGPLRPVVHGQTLKYNMKVRAGRGFSLEELKAAGIPKKLAPTIGISVDHRRRNRSLEGFQTNVQRLKTYKAKLVVFPRRVRKFKAGDSTPEELATATQVSGPYLPIVREKPTVELVKVTEDMKSFKAYDKLRLERTNERHVGVRAKRAAEAEKEEKK; encoded by the exons ATGGTTAAGCACAACAATGTTGTGCCTAATGGGCACTTCAGGAAGCACTGGCAAAACTATGTTAAGACCTGGTTTAACCAGCCTGCTCGCAAGACAAGGAGAAGAATTG CAAGACAGAAGAAAGCTGTGAAGATATTCCCCAGGCCTACTGCTGGACCGCTGCGCCCTGTTGTCCATGGGCAGACACTGAAGTACAACATGAAAGTCAGAGCTGGTAGGGGATTTTCTCTGGAGGAACTGAAG GCTGCTGGCATCCCAAAGAAGCTTGCCCCAACTATTGGCATCTCCGTTGATCATAGGCGCAGAAACCGATCCTTGGAGGGCTTCCAGACCAATGTCCAGAGGCTGAAGACATACAAGGCCAAGCTCGTTGTCTTCCCAAGACGGGTCCGCAAATTCAAG GCTGGTGATTCTACTCCAGAAGAGTTGGCTACAGCCACGCAAGTTTCAGGTCCTTACTTGCCAATTGTTCGTGAGAAGCCAACTGTGGAGCTAGTTAAGGTCACAGAAGACATGAAATCATTCAAGGCATATGACAAGCTGCGTCTGGAGAGGACAAACGAACGCCATGTTGGTGTTAGAGCCAAGAGGGCAGCAGAGGCcgaaaaggaagaaaagaaataa
- the LOC105166815 gene encoding uncharacterized protein LOC105166815, translating into MAANLQSRGLASFGKRFVSQIRSRDSVLIPSFSLRRGVHVSVYDKNLEEHVRPTVVPDDVIPPQPDQYWAPHPQTGVFGPATDHKPSFVGDRGLRVSASADSVLDQKAFFRPLEDLDKPVQP; encoded by the exons ATGGCAGCTAATTTGCAGAGCCGTGGACTGGCGAGCTTCGGAAAGCGATTTGTGAGCCAGATCCGTTCTCGTGATTCTGTCCTCATTCCTTCATTCTCTCTCAG GAGGGGTGTGCATGTTTCAGTCTACGACAAGAACCTGGAGGAGCATGTCCGCCCGACCGTGGTCCCTGACGATGTAATCCCACCCCAACCTGACCAATACTGGGCTCCTCACCCTCAGACCGGGGTGTTTGGCCCTGCAACGGACCACAAACCGTCTTTTGTTGGGGACCGTGGTTTACGTGTAAGCGCTAGTGCAGATTCAGTGTTGGACCAAAAAGCCTTCTTCCGCCCCCTAGAGGACTTGGACAAGCCTGTCCAACCTTGA